A portion of the Phycodurus eques isolate BA_2022a chromosome 3, UOR_Pequ_1.1, whole genome shotgun sequence genome contains these proteins:
- the si:dkeyp-117b11.1 gene encoding B-cell linker protein isoform X1 — MKMSFFGKLKNINPPAPPRRTGNNEDFGWKQHGIWQEDEEEEGDMYEVPPCERPAATVPLRQVEENVYMERTSSAGVPQQRLAAPASRLNGKSQKPQHAKESTAKKPPEVDRNEKPGRKMMTPPPAAFLTSTMEEDVYLDPNEEQGDNDNLYLEPAAACPPPPLGPIRMSSSTMTSLTPSPIMKPPVPRANSNSFLHSVTEVKTAPNFEARPVTSKLSPSTAGFKPPLPTSLKETMLSHANPHMLDTKHATYSGGGRATKQSGNEGKEWFAGDCNRKTAEDLLLSVNKDGTFLIRHSSAQNPRQPFTLAVLYQQKVYNIPVRFLEEMQGFALGKEGKKSEEVFTSLDEMVTHHKKNQLYLIDSKSHAKHAVHLSNPARC; from the exons AGCTTCTTTGGCAAACTGAAGAACAT CAACCCTCCGGCGCCACCCAGGAGGACAG GCAACAATGAGGACTTTGGGTGGAAACAGCATGGAATT TGgcaggaggatgaggaggaagagggtgACATGTATGAAGTGCCTCCCTGTGAGCGTCCAGCTGCCACAGTCCCACTGAGACAAGTGGAAGAGAACGTATATATGG AAAGAACCTCCAGTGCGGGAGTCCCACAACAACGATTAGCTGCACCTGCATCAAGGCTGAATGGAAAATCTCAG AAGCCTCAACATGCAAAGGAGTCGACCGCCAAGAAAC CACCCGAGGTCGACAGAAACGAGAAGCCTGGCAGGAAAATGATGACGCCTCCTCCTGCTGCCTTTCTTACATCTACCATGGAGGAAG ATGTATATCTGGATCCGAATGAAGAACag GGGGATAACGACAACCTGTATTTAGAACCAGCAGCTG CTTGCCCTCCACCCCCACTGGGCCCGATTAGAATGTCTTCATCCACCATGACCTCACTCACGCCTTCGCCCAT AATGAAACCTCCAGTTCCCAGAGCAAATTCT AATTCCTTCCTGCATTCCGTGACAGAAGTAAAAACAG CACCTAACTTTGAAGCAAGACCCGTCACCTCCAAGCTGTCCCCGTCGACAGCAGGTTTTAAGCCCCCTCTGCCAACCAGTCTAAAGGAGACTATGCTCAG CCATGCAAATCCTCACATGCTGGATACTAAGCATGCAA CCTACTCTGGTGGTGGGAGAGCAACCAAACAGTCGGggaatgag GGCAAAGAATGGTTTGCTGGTGATTGCAACAGGAAAACAGCAGAGGATCTCTTACTGAGCGTCAATAAG GATGGCACCTTCCTCATCCGACACAGCTCGGCCCAGAACCCCCGACAGCCTTTCACCCTCGCTGTGCTCTACCAGCAGAAAGTCTACAACATTCCTGTTCGCTTCCTGGAGGAGATGCAGGGCTTCGCTCTGGGAAAAGAGGGCAAGAAAAGTGAAGAG GTTTTCACCAGCCTGGACGAGATGGTGACGCATCACAAGAAGAACCAGCTCTATCTGATTGACAGCAAGAGCCATGCCAAGCATGCTGTCCATTTATCTAATCCTGCACGCTGTTAG
- the si:dkeyp-117b11.1 gene encoding B-cell linker protein isoform X2: MKMSFFGKLKNINPPAPPRRTGNNEDFGWKQHGIWQEDEEEEGDMYEVPPCERPAATVPLRQVEENVYMERTSSAGVPQQRLAAPASRLNGKSQKPQHAKESTAKKPPEVDRNEKPGRKMMTPPPAAFLTSTMEEDVYLDPNEEQGDNDNLYLEPAAACPPPPLGPIRMSSSTMTSLTPSPIMKPPVPRANSNSFLHSVTEVKTAPNFEARPVTSKLSPSTAGFKPPLPTSLKETMLSHANPHMLDTKHATYSGGGRATKQSGNEGKEWFAGDCNRKTAEDLLLSVNKYNTRYTLRWSLLSKLQ; encoded by the exons AGCTTCTTTGGCAAACTGAAGAACAT CAACCCTCCGGCGCCACCCAGGAGGACAG GCAACAATGAGGACTTTGGGTGGAAACAGCATGGAATT TGgcaggaggatgaggaggaagagggtgACATGTATGAAGTGCCTCCCTGTGAGCGTCCAGCTGCCACAGTCCCACTGAGACAAGTGGAAGAGAACGTATATATGG AAAGAACCTCCAGTGCGGGAGTCCCACAACAACGATTAGCTGCACCTGCATCAAGGCTGAATGGAAAATCTCAG AAGCCTCAACATGCAAAGGAGTCGACCGCCAAGAAAC CACCCGAGGTCGACAGAAACGAGAAGCCTGGCAGGAAAATGATGACGCCTCCTCCTGCTGCCTTTCTTACATCTACCATGGAGGAAG ATGTATATCTGGATCCGAATGAAGAACag GGGGATAACGACAACCTGTATTTAGAACCAGCAGCTG CTTGCCCTCCACCCCCACTGGGCCCGATTAGAATGTCTTCATCCACCATGACCTCACTCACGCCTTCGCCCAT AATGAAACCTCCAGTTCCCAGAGCAAATTCT AATTCCTTCCTGCATTCCGTGACAGAAGTAAAAACAG CACCTAACTTTGAAGCAAGACCCGTCACCTCCAAGCTGTCCCCGTCGACAGCAGGTTTTAAGCCCCCTCTGCCAACCAGTCTAAAGGAGACTATGCTCAG CCATGCAAATCCTCACATGCTGGATACTAAGCATGCAA CCTACTCTGGTGGTGGGAGAGCAACCAAACAGTCGGggaatgag GGCAAAGAATGGTTTGCTGGTGATTGCAACAGGAAAACAGCAGAGGATCTCTTACTGAGCGTCAATAAG tataatacaagaTATACATTGAGATGgtcactcctcagtaagctgcagtaa